From Demequina lutea, a single genomic window includes:
- a CDS encoding matrixin family metalloprotease: MNTLGRTLMVATVAIVCGFAGAYAYNSGAIDPSHFGQPRNAVDVNGKLVSLPLPGPHPQRLAPVVVTDAVGEFTFESEGADGPVLRDPCLAIHWELSAAGMPAGAEPLAQEAVANVAAHAGLVFIFDGYTSDQAAFDGPLLVRGDGWQYAPMVIGWGTAAQSSDLGSDTAGVGGARVTPGAYEEREFLWSGTVIIDTSNIRDIVTSPAEQARIRAVIMHELGHVVGLNHAADPHELMYPTATYVIDWGPGDLEGLAAAGAGPCEVSK; encoded by the coding sequence GTGAATACGCTTGGGCGCACGCTCATGGTTGCTACCGTCGCGATCGTCTGTGGTTTCGCCGGGGCCTACGCGTACAACAGCGGTGCAATCGATCCGAGCCACTTCGGCCAGCCGCGCAACGCCGTCGATGTGAACGGCAAGTTGGTGTCTCTGCCTTTGCCGGGTCCCCATCCACAGCGGCTCGCGCCCGTTGTGGTGACCGATGCTGTGGGGGAGTTCACTTTCGAGTCGGAGGGCGCGGATGGCCCCGTCCTACGAGACCCCTGCCTTGCCATTCATTGGGAGCTCTCCGCCGCCGGGATGCCTGCGGGTGCCGAGCCGCTCGCCCAAGAGGCAGTCGCCAACGTCGCCGCGCACGCCGGACTTGTCTTCATCTTCGATGGTTATACGAGCGACCAAGCGGCGTTTGATGGCCCCCTGTTGGTGCGCGGCGACGGCTGGCAGTACGCGCCGATGGTGATTGGCTGGGGCACCGCGGCTCAGTCCTCTGATCTCGGAAGCGATACCGCGGGCGTCGGCGGGGCAAGGGTGACTCCTGGCGCCTATGAGGAACGCGAATTCCTGTGGTCGGGGACCGTGATCATCGATACGTCAAATATTCGAGACATCGTGACGAGCCCAGCGGAGCAGGCCCGTATCCGGGCGGTGATCATGCACGAGCTTGGCCACGTCGTCGGTCTCAACCACGCCGCCGATCCTCACGAGTTGATGTATCCGACAGCCACCTACGTCATCGACTGGGGTCCGGGCGACCTCGAGGGACTTGCCGCCGCGGGTGCGGGGCCGTGCGAGGTGTCGAAGTGA
- the serA gene encoding phosphoglycerate dehydrogenase, producing MGPVRALLLETLHPKATDILTAAGIAVDNRDGALDEDELIAALDGVQLLGIRSKTQVSERVIEAAKDLIAIGTFSIGTNQIDLAAAAKRGVAVFNAPFSNTRSVVEMAVSEMISLTRRLPEHNRQMHAGVWSKSATGAHEIRSRTLGIVGYGNIGSQLSVIAEALGMNVIFFDAAEKLALGNATKMPTLESLLAEADIVTLHVDGRAGNQGFFGREQFSAMKRGALFLNLSRGFILDIEALKSGLESGHIGGAAIDVFPVEPKVKGDAFTSPLQDMPNVILTPHIGGSTEEAQRDIGIFVATRLRDYVFSGSTSLSVNLPNLSLDLLQGAHRIAFLHTNIPGVLAAVNRAFAEHEVNIEAQLLATRGELGYVVTDVSAGLADEALTALSTMPATVRLRVLS from the coding sequence ATAGGGCCCGTGCGTGCACTCCTCCTTGAAACACTTCACCCCAAAGCCACCGACATCCTCACCGCCGCCGGCATCGCCGTCGACAATCGTGACGGAGCCCTCGACGAAGATGAGTTGATTGCCGCCCTTGACGGCGTCCAGCTCCTCGGGATTCGATCCAAGACGCAGGTCTCCGAGCGCGTCATTGAGGCCGCAAAGGACCTCATCGCGATCGGCACCTTCTCGATCGGAACCAACCAGATTGACCTGGCCGCCGCGGCCAAGCGCGGGGTTGCCGTCTTCAACGCGCCGTTCTCCAACACGCGGTCGGTCGTCGAGATGGCCGTGTCCGAGATGATCTCGCTCACCCGCAGGCTCCCCGAGCACAACCGCCAGATGCACGCGGGCGTGTGGTCGAAGAGCGCCACTGGCGCCCACGAGATCAGGAGCCGCACCCTCGGCATCGTCGGCTACGGCAACATCGGCTCGCAGCTTTCGGTGATCGCCGAGGCCCTCGGCATGAACGTCATCTTCTTCGACGCCGCCGAGAAGCTCGCTCTTGGCAACGCGACCAAGATGCCGACGCTCGAATCGCTTCTTGCGGAAGCCGACATCGTGACGCTCCACGTCGATGGGCGCGCTGGCAACCAGGGATTCTTCGGTCGCGAACAGTTCTCCGCTATGAAGCGAGGGGCGCTCTTTCTCAACCTGTCGCGCGGATTCATTCTCGACATCGAGGCGCTCAAGAGCGGTCTCGAATCGGGCCACATCGGCGGCGCCGCGATCGACGTGTTCCCCGTCGAACCGAAGGTCAAGGGCGACGCGTTCACCTCTCCGCTGCAGGACATGCCCAACGTCATCCTCACGCCCCACATCGGCGGCTCCACCGAGGAGGCGCAGCGCGACATCGGCATCTTTGTTGCGACGCGGCTGCGCGACTACGTGTTCAGCGGGTCGACCTCGCTTTCCGTGAACCTGCCCAACTTGTCGCTCGACCTGCTCCAGGGAGCGCACCGCATCGCGTTCCTCCACACCAACATCCCCGGCGTTCTCGCCGCGGTCAACCGCGCCTTCGCGGAACATGAGGTCAACATCGAGGCTCAACTTCTCGCGACTCGCGGTGAACTTGGTTACGTGGTCACAGACGTTTCCGCGGGACTTGCGGACGAAGCCCTCACCGCCCTGTCCACGATGCCAGCGACCGTGCGGCTGCGGGTGCTCTCATAA
- a CDS encoding DEAD/DEAH box helicase: MSTASFADLGLPEKLVATLAHYELTVPFPIQSATIADALAGRDVLGKARTGSGKTLAFGLPILARVADLPKPERHQVHALVLVPTRELAMQVGDALEPYAHATQLTYRLVAGGLSMSKQIMAVERGVHLVVATPGRLADLVRRGHIDLSHTSITVLDEADHMAEMGFGEEIAEILDKTPADAQRLLFSATLDGVVDDLVKRYMHNPVLHDVTDGSAQPTQRHVMISIPPHEKYKMATRMAAREGRTLCFVRTKLAADRIAADMRANGVPAAALHGDRSQAERNFVMVEFRSGRLPVLVATDVAARGIHVDAVDLVIQIDPPADHRDYTHRSGRTGRAGADGLAVMLVLPHQRNAALRVLDEANIQAEDAAFRTVDAAALAKIDALTGARQPSGVPVIEPLPVMRADRRGGRDRGGNDSRGGRDRPGRERPSRGRPVTSPRDDAAFAAKRDHLTAKERELADRERALALREQQLSGQTAAPPATPARTERPARREYTERPEQTERPQRGAGYQGNRDDSRGERPARTSGYQGNRDDSRGERPARTSGYQGNRDDSRGERPARTSGYQGNRDDSRGERPARTSGYQGNRDDSRGERPARTSGYQGNRDDSRGERPARTSGYQGNRDDSRGERPARTSGYQGNRDDSRSERPARTSGYQGNRDDSRGERPARTSGYQGNRDDSRGERPARTSGYQGNRDDSRGERPARTSGYQGNRDDSRGERPAAQSRTGWAPRKDDSRGGYRGNTDRGGYAGNRDNSRGAKPAWGGRDDRPARRDDSPTENRGSAPRRDFAPPASEPGHGAAHKSKNKSTGRQPPGSRRGKARPKKKD, translated from the coding sequence GTGTCGACCGCGTCCTTCGCCGATCTCGGTCTTCCCGAGAAGCTCGTTGCCACACTCGCTCACTACGAGCTGACCGTTCCGTTCCCCATCCAATCCGCGACCATCGCCGATGCCCTGGCCGGTAGGGACGTGCTCGGCAAAGCCCGCACCGGATCCGGCAAGACCCTTGCGTTTGGCCTGCCGATCCTGGCTCGCGTCGCGGACCTGCCCAAGCCCGAACGTCATCAAGTCCATGCGCTCGTGCTCGTACCGACCCGTGAGCTCGCCATGCAGGTCGGCGATGCCCTCGAGCCCTACGCTCACGCGACGCAACTCACGTACAGGCTCGTGGCAGGCGGACTGTCGATGAGCAAGCAGATCATGGCCGTGGAGCGCGGAGTCCACCTCGTCGTGGCCACCCCCGGCCGCTTGGCGGACCTCGTGCGGCGCGGACACATTGACCTGTCCCACACGTCGATCACGGTGCTCGACGAGGCCGATCACATGGCCGAAATGGGATTCGGCGAGGAAATCGCAGAAATCCTCGACAAGACTCCCGCCGACGCGCAGCGCCTGTTGTTCTCGGCGACCCTGGACGGCGTCGTCGACGATCTGGTCAAGCGATACATGCACAACCCCGTGTTGCACGACGTCACCGACGGCAGCGCGCAGCCCACCCAGCGCCACGTCATGATCTCCATCCCTCCGCACGAGAAGTACAAGATGGCCACTCGCATGGCGGCCCGCGAGGGACGCACCCTGTGCTTCGTGCGGACCAAGCTCGCCGCCGATCGCATCGCGGCCGACATGCGCGCGAATGGCGTTCCTGCGGCGGCCCTGCACGGCGATCGCTCTCAGGCGGAGCGCAACTTCGTCATGGTCGAGTTCCGTTCCGGCAGGCTGCCCGTTCTTGTGGCCACCGACGTGGCCGCGCGCGGGATTCACGTGGACGCGGTGGACCTGGTCATCCAGATCGACCCGCCAGCCGACCACCGCGACTACACCCACCGCTCCGGCCGCACCGGCAGGGCGGGCGCCGATGGCCTCGCCGTCATGTTGGTGCTCCCCCACCAACGAAATGCCGCGCTTCGGGTACTCGATGAGGCAAACATTCAGGCAGAGGACGCCGCCTTCAGGACAGTCGATGCGGCAGCCTTGGCCAAAATCGACGCACTTACGGGCGCGCGGCAGCCTTCCGGCGTCCCCGTTATTGAGCCCCTGCCCGTCATGCGGGCGGACCGCCGCGGTGGACGCGACCGCGGGGGTAACGACTCTCGCGGCGGGCGCGACCGTCCCGGACGCGAGCGTCCCAGTCGCGGGCGGCCAGTGACGTCGCCGCGCGACGATGCCGCGTTCGCTGCCAAGCGCGATCACCTCACCGCCAAGGAGAGGGAACTTGCGGACAGGGAGCGGGCCTTGGCGTTGCGCGAGCAACAGCTCTCAGGCCAGACGGCCGCGCCGCCCGCCACACCCGCACGCACGGAACGGCCCGCACGGCGCGAGTACACCGAGCGTCCAGAACAGACCGAACGGCCGCAGCGTGGTGCCGGGTACCAGGGCAACCGTGACGACTCCCGTGGCGAACGCCCCGCACGCACCTCCGGGTACCAGGGCAACCGTGACGACTCACGTGGTGAACGCCCCGCACGCACCTCCGGGTACCAGGGCAACCGTGACGACTCACGTGGTGAACGCCCCGCACGCACCTCCGGGTACCAGGGCAACCGTGACGACTCCCGTGGTGAACGCCCCGCACGCACCTCCGGGTACCAGGGCAACCGTGACGACTCCCGTGGTGAACGCCCCGCACGCACCTCCGGGTACCAGGGCAACCGTGACGACTCCCGTGGTGAACGCCCCGCACGCACCTCCGGGTACCAGGGCAACCGTGACGACTCCCGTGGCGAACGCCCCGCACGCACCTCCGGGTACCAGGGCAACCGTGACGACTCCCGTAGTGAACGCCCCGCACGCACCTCCGGGTACCAGGGCAACCGTGACGACTCCCGTGGTGAACGCCCCGCACGCACCTCCGGGTACCAGGGCAACCGTGACGACTCCCGTGGTGAACGCCCCGCACGCACCTCCGGGTACCAGGGCAACCGTGACGACTCCCGTGGTGAACGCCCCGCACGCACCTCCGGGTACCAGGGCAACCGTGACGACTCCCGTGGTGAACGCCCCGCCGCGCAGTCCCGTACCGGTTGGGCGCCTCGCAAGGACGACTCACGCGGTGGATACCGAGGCAATACCGATCGTGGCGGCTACGCAGGAAACCGCGACAATTCTCGTGGCGCCAAGCCAGCATGGGGCGGCCGCGATGATCGGCCCGCTCGCCGCGATGACTCGCCGACGGAAAATCGCGGCTCCGCGCCGCGGCGCGACTTTGCGCCTCCGGCAAGCGAACCCGGCCACGGTGCGGCCCACAAGAGCAAGAACAAGTCGACGGGACGCCAGCCGCCCGGAAGCCGGAGAGGCAAGGCCCGGCCCAAGAAGAAGGACTAG
- the nrdR gene encoding transcriptional regulator NrdR — translation MHCPFCRHADSRVIDSRTADDGSLIRRRRQCPNCGKRFSTVEAFSLSVVKRSGVVEPFSRDKIISGVRKACQGRPVSDDDLALLAQKVEEAIRDSGQAEIDALDIGLAILTPLRDLDEIAYLRFASVYQAFDSLEDFDRAIADLRHEDAGKEPAASGSTD, via the coding sequence ATGCACTGCCCCTTTTGCCGACACGCAGATTCTCGCGTCATCGATTCGAGGACGGCCGACGACGGCTCGCTCATTCGCAGGCGCCGGCAGTGTCCCAACTGCGGCAAGAGATTTTCCACGGTCGAGGCGTTCTCGCTCTCCGTCGTGAAACGCTCTGGCGTGGTCGAGCCCTTCTCCAGAGACAAGATCATTTCCGGGGTTCGCAAGGCCTGCCAAGGCAGGCCCGTCTCAGACGATGACCTCGCGCTGCTCGCGCAGAAGGTCGAAGAGGCTATTCGCGACTCCGGACAGGCCGAGATCGACGCGCTCGATATTGGCCTGGCAATTCTCACTCCGCTGAGAGATCTCGACGAGATCGCCTACCTCAGGTTCGCGAGCGTATACCAGGCCTTTGATTCCCTCGAAGACTTTGACCGAGCGATCGCCGACCTCAGGCACGAGGACGCGGGCAAGGAACCTGCCGCGTCGGGCTCGACCGACTAG
- a CDS encoding LysM peptidoglycan-binding domain-containing protein, protein MSIRVVKTAKMRARRWAAVLVLAVVALVVAPQAFAQGGSASSGSNTYVVAEGETLWSIAQSITPASRDVRDTVETVKSMNLLDSANIRPGDQLLVPIYG, encoded by the coding sequence ATGAGTATTCGTGTCGTGAAGACCGCAAAGATGAGGGCACGTCGGTGGGCGGCGGTGCTCGTTTTGGCCGTCGTTGCACTTGTGGTCGCCCCGCAAGCATTCGCGCAAGGCGGGTCGGCGTCCTCCGGCTCGAACACCTACGTCGTCGCCGAGGGCGAAACGCTGTGGTCCATCGCACAGTCGATCACTCCCGCGTCTCGCGATGTGCGCGACACAGTTGAGACGGTCAAGTCGATGAACCTGCTCGACTCGGCGAACATTCGGCCAGGCGATCAGCTGCTCGTGCCGATTTACGGCTGA
- the lexA gene encoding transcriptional repressor LexA has translation MSAEGQDATIHEFPSPHGDITDRQRRILEAIRDSVTTRGYPPSMREIGEVVGLTSSSSVKHQLTALQAKGFLRQDPNRPRALEVVMPEDDTDVVSLASASHSTMVDDDRVVQVPLVGRIAAGGPILADQQVEDIFALPRQLTGDGELFMLKVSGDSMIDAAICDGDWVVVRRQNDSENGDIVAALLDDEATVKTLRRRDGQVWLMPHNPAYTPIDGTHAQIMGKVVSVMRRL, from the coding sequence ATGTCAGCGGAAGGCCAAGACGCGACTATCCACGAGTTCCCCTCGCCGCACGGCGACATCACCGACAGGCAGCGCCGCATTCTTGAGGCGATCCGCGACTCGGTGACCACACGCGGCTACCCACCGTCGATGCGCGAAATCGGGGAGGTTGTCGGTCTCACGTCGAGTTCCTCGGTGAAGCATCAGCTCACCGCGCTGCAGGCGAAAGGGTTCTTGCGTCAGGACCCGAACAGGCCGCGCGCTCTCGAGGTCGTCATGCCGGAAGACGACACCGATGTCGTGTCCCTCGCCTCCGCTTCACACTCGACGATGGTTGATGACGACCGTGTGGTGCAGGTCCCCCTCGTCGGCCGCATCGCAGCCGGCGGACCGATCCTCGCCGACCAACAGGTGGAGGATATCTTCGCTCTCCCCCGTCAACTCACGGGAGACGGCGAACTGTTCATGCTCAAGGTGTCGGGCGATTCGATGATCGACGCGGCCATTTGCGACGGCGACTGGGTGGTCGTCAGACGTCAGAACGATTCCGAGAACGGCGACATCGTCGCGGCCCTGCTCGACGACGAGGCCACGGTCAAGACGCTACGGCGCCGAGACGGCCAGGTGTGGCTCATGCCGCATAACCCGGCCTACACGCCCATCGATGGCACGCACGCGCAAATCATGGGCAAGGTTGTCTCGGTCATGAGGCGCCTGTAG
- a CDS encoding ATP-dependent DNA helicase has translation MTDTNDVRALLADVIASVGGQRREGQESMAEAVAKALEDGEHLLVQAGTGTGKSLAYLVPAVARAITHKERIVVSTATLALQRQVFSKDLPAVIDALEPVLGSRATTALFKGRSNYLCVHKMGGGYPDEEPAGALPLGPTSELGREVARLHEWAKATDTGDRDDLVPGVSPRAWAQVSVSGRECLEGSCPVAAECFSQRSRDHAARAHIVVTNHAVLGVQATSHDMLGEHDALIVDEAHELVSRITSSATHELTPRVVERASTRARRIGVLAEHLDRAARALDGALGEERIGLLRGGPSPALAEAIELVRAGAREALSAVTKLSKEAGGAKDAGAGVKMASAALTDIVDVCGELQADAGHFVVWLASADGDYDAVTPERVLTAPLNVSGVISDKLLTDKPAVFTSATLALGGGFDAVARHLGVVDPETLDAGSPFDYAKQGILYVAAHLPRPGMGGISDEALDELAALIEAAGGRTLGLFSSHKAALMATEAMRERLDVPVMYQKDDQVPTLVRQFTEDPRACLFGSTTLWQGVDVPGATASLVVIDRIPFPRPDEPISQARTEAVGRSGGNGFLAVSATHAALLLAQGAGRLIRSVDDRGVVAVLDPRLATAGYRGFLTKSLPPMWVTTDRDAVLGALRRLDEVASADASRVVAPN, from the coding sequence GTGACGGACACGAACGACGTGCGTGCGCTGCTTGCGGACGTGATCGCCTCGGTGGGAGGCCAACGCCGCGAGGGCCAGGAATCGATGGCGGAAGCCGTCGCCAAGGCGCTCGAGGACGGGGAGCACCTTCTTGTCCAGGCGGGAACCGGAACCGGAAAGTCCCTGGCGTACCTCGTTCCTGCGGTGGCCAGGGCGATCACGCACAAGGAACGCATCGTCGTCTCTACCGCCACGCTCGCGCTGCAGCGCCAGGTGTTCTCCAAGGACCTGCCCGCGGTCATCGACGCGCTCGAACCGGTACTTGGCTCGCGTGCCACGACCGCGTTGTTCAAGGGCAGGAGCAATTACCTCTGTGTCCACAAGATGGGCGGCGGGTACCCCGACGAGGAGCCCGCTGGAGCATTGCCCCTCGGTCCCACATCCGAACTCGGGCGCGAGGTGGCGAGGCTCCACGAGTGGGCGAAAGCCACGGATACGGGGGACCGCGACGACCTCGTGCCGGGAGTGTCTCCGCGCGCTTGGGCGCAGGTGTCGGTATCCGGCCGGGAGTGTCTCGAGGGCAGCTGCCCCGTTGCGGCGGAGTGTTTCTCGCAGCGATCGCGGGACCACGCCGCACGCGCTCACATTGTGGTGACCAACCACGCCGTGCTCGGCGTTCAGGCGACGAGTCACGACATGCTCGGCGAGCATGACGCCTTGATCGTCGACGAGGCGCATGAATTGGTTTCCAGGATCACGTCCTCCGCGACGCACGAATTGACGCCCAGGGTCGTCGAACGGGCGTCGACGAGGGCACGACGGATCGGCGTTCTCGCCGAGCACCTCGACAGGGCAGCTCGCGCTCTCGACGGCGCGTTGGGGGAGGAACGCATCGGGCTGCTGCGCGGTGGACCGTCGCCCGCGCTCGCCGAGGCCATCGAGCTGGTGCGTGCGGGGGCGCGCGAGGCCCTCAGCGCCGTCACCAAGCTGTCCAAGGAAGCAGGGGGAGCCAAGGACGCTGGGGCTGGTGTCAAGATGGCGAGCGCCGCGCTGACCGACATCGTCGACGTGTGCGGGGAGCTCCAGGCTGATGCCGGCCACTTCGTCGTGTGGCTGGCCTCGGCGGACGGCGACTACGACGCCGTCACTCCCGAGCGAGTACTCACGGCGCCCCTGAACGTGTCGGGGGTGATCTCGGACAAGCTACTTACCGACAAGCCCGCGGTGTTCACTTCGGCGACCCTCGCTTTGGGTGGCGGTTTTGATGCGGTGGCGAGGCACCTCGGCGTGGTGGATCCGGAGACCCTCGACGCGGGCAGCCCGTTCGACTACGCCAAGCAGGGAATTCTCTACGTCGCGGCTCACCTGCCGCGCCCAGGAATGGGAGGCATCTCCGATGAGGCGCTCGATGAGCTGGCCGCGCTGATCGAGGCGGCCGGGGGGCGAACTCTCGGCCTGTTCTCGTCCCACAAGGCGGCCCTGATGGCTACCGAGGCGATGCGCGAGCGGCTTGACGTGCCCGTGATGTACCAAAAGGACGACCAGGTCCCCACCTTGGTGCGCCAGTTTACCGAGGACCCACGCGCCTGCCTGTTTGGTTCTACGACCCTGTGGCAGGGTGTCGACGTCCCAGGCGCGACCGCGAGCCTCGTTGTCATTGATCGGATTCCCTTTCCGCGCCCCGACGAACCCATCTCGCAGGCCAGGACTGAGGCGGTAGGGCGCTCAGGCGGCAATGGATTCCTCGCGGTGAGCGCGACCCATGCCGCGCTCCTGCTTGCTCAGGGTGCGGGCAGACTCATTCGATCGGTCGACGACAGGGGAGTGGTCGCAGTGCTCGACCCCCGGCTCGCTACTGCGGGCTATCGGGGCTTCCTGACCAAGTCCCTCCCGCCGATGTGGGTGACCACCGACCGCGATGCCGTATTGGGTGCGCTGCGACGCCTCGACGAGGTCGCATCGGCCGACGCCTCGCGTGTGGTCGCGCCGAACTAG
- the hflX gene encoding GTPase HflX has translation MPEQNELDAVEPEPRSIDSVIDRVLSRAGTAVAAGGDVRTDYDGDQFDREQREGSSRVAGLSTELEDISEVEYRQLRLEKVVLVGMWSRGTAQDAEISLRELAALAETAGSEVLDGMLQRLPHPDPATYIGKGKAIELRDVVKATGADTVIVNDELQPSQRRALEDVVKVKVIDRTALILDIFAQHAKSKEGKAQVELAQLEYLLPRLRGWGESMSRQAGGQVGGAAAGMGSRGPGETKIELDRRRIHTRMAQLRRQIKDMEPARKVRRENRLAIPNVAIVGYTNAGKSSILNRLTGAGVLVQNSLFATLDPTVRKAHVPDGRDITVSDTVGFVKDLPHQLVAAFASTLEEVTHADLVLHVVDASHPDPEGQILAVHEVLADVPGAHEVAELLVFNKVDVAEPDVLLRLRGRREPSIEVSALTGEGLDALLLRVGEMLPRPPVRVNVVLPFTRGDLVSEAHRAGEVVSETHADDGYHLVADVTDSLAARIHEAVVAL, from the coding sequence ATGCCTGAGCAAAACGAATTAGATGCGGTCGAGCCGGAGCCGCGATCGATCGATTCAGTGATCGACCGCGTGTTGTCACGCGCGGGCACGGCCGTCGCGGCGGGCGGCGACGTTCGCACCGACTACGACGGGGATCAATTTGACCGCGAACAGCGCGAGGGCTCAAGCCGCGTCGCGGGGCTATCGACCGAACTTGAGGACATCTCCGAGGTCGAATACAGGCAACTGCGCCTCGAGAAGGTTGTTTTGGTGGGCATGTGGTCCCGCGGGACCGCCCAGGACGCCGAGATCTCGTTGAGGGAACTCGCCGCTCTCGCAGAAACAGCAGGCTCCGAGGTTCTCGACGGCATGCTTCAGCGTCTGCCGCATCCCGACCCCGCGACGTACATCGGCAAGGGCAAGGCGATCGAGCTTCGCGACGTGGTGAAGGCCACCGGAGCGGACACGGTGATCGTCAACGATGAGCTGCAGCCGAGCCAGCGTCGTGCACTTGAAGACGTGGTCAAGGTCAAGGTCATTGACCGCACCGCGCTGATTCTGGACATCTTCGCCCAGCACGCCAAGTCCAAAGAGGGCAAGGCTCAGGTCGAGCTCGCACAGCTCGAGTACCTGTTGCCTCGCCTTCGCGGCTGGGGCGAGTCGATGTCGCGGCAGGCGGGTGGCCAGGTGGGCGGCGCGGCCGCGGGCATGGGTTCTCGCGGGCCAGGTGAGACCAAGATCGAGCTCGATCGCAGGCGAATCCACACGCGCATGGCGCAACTGCGCAGGCAGATCAAGGACATGGAACCCGCGCGCAAGGTGCGACGCGAAAACCGGCTCGCAATTCCGAACGTCGCGATCGTCGGGTACACGAACGCAGGCAAGTCCTCCATCCTCAACCGCCTGACCGGTGCAGGCGTGCTGGTACAAAACTCGCTGTTCGCCACGCTCGACCCGACGGTGCGTAAGGCCCACGTGCCGGACGGCCGCGACATCACCGTCTCCGACACCGTCGGCTTTGTGAAGGACCTTCCGCACCAATTGGTTGCGGCCTTTGCGTCTACTCTCGAAGAGGTGACCCACGCCGACCTCGTGCTCCACGTGGTCGACGCCTCGCACCCCGACCCTGAAGGCCAGATTCTGGCCGTCCATGAGGTCCTCGCCGACGTGCCTGGGGCCCACGAGGTCGCCGAACTCCTCGTGTTCAACAAGGTCGATGTTGCCGAGCCCGATGTCCTGCTGAGGCTGCGCGGACGCCGCGAGCCATCGATTGAGGTATCCGCGCTCACCGGAGAGGGACTTGACGCGCTGTTGCTCAGAGTGGGCGAGATGCTTCCGCGTCCACCCGTGCGCGTCAACGTGGTGTTGCCCTTCACTCGCGGTGACCTGGTGAGCGAGGCCCACAGGGCGGGCGAGGTCGTCAGCGAGACCCACGCCGACGACGGCTACCACTTGGTGGCCGACGTCACGGACTCGCTTGCGGCCCGCATCCACGAGGCCGTCGTCGCGCTGTGA
- a CDS encoding class I SAM-dependent methyltransferase, producing MDHYFSASPASADERRTISVTLDGRGFTLETAPGVFSSGRIDLGTTVLLDTVGAPPAGQVLDLGCGWGPIALTAALREPEATITALDVNERALDLLTRNVARVKATADLAHVAPTLADAIDPDLRFDAIWSNPPIRIGKQALHELLAAWLPRLVPGGEAWLVVQKNLGADSLAKWVAEQTDDAGAPWGAVEKVRSSKGFRVLVFTRAG from the coding sequence GTGGACCACTATTTCTCGGCCAGTCCGGCATCGGCCGACGAGCGGCGCACCATCAGCGTGACCCTCGATGGGAGAGGCTTCACGCTCGAGACCGCTCCGGGCGTGTTTTCGTCCGGGCGAATTGACCTGGGCACGACCGTGCTGCTCGACACCGTTGGCGCACCGCCAGCGGGTCAGGTGCTCGACCTCGGCTGCGGCTGGGGTCCCATAGCCCTCACAGCGGCCCTGCGCGAGCCGGAAGCCACCATTACCGCACTCGACGTCAATGAGCGTGCACTCGACCTCCTGACGCGCAACGTGGCGCGCGTGAAGGCCACTGCGGACCTTGCGCACGTGGCGCCCACCCTCGCCGACGCGATCGACCCCGACCTGCGCTTCGATGCCATCTGGTCCAACCCACCCATCCGCATCGGCAAGCAGGCACTCCACGAACTGCTCGCGGCGTGGCTGCCGCGGCTGGTCCCCGGAGGCGAGGCGTGGTTGGTGGTGCAGAAGAACCTGGGCGCCGACTCCTTAGCGAAGTGGGTTGCGGAGCAGACGGACGACGCCGGGGCTCCCTGGGGCGCGGTCGAGAAGGTCCGCTCGTCGAAGGGCTTCCGCGTTTTGGTGTTCACGCGCGCTGGCTGA